The Deltaproteobacteria bacterium genome contains the following window.
TAAGGAGCACGGCTGAAAAGGCGATAACCCACCTTGGTCCGTATCGGTCATAGGCTCTTCCGGTGACAAGGAGGCTCAGGGCAAATACCGTCATGTTGGCGAAAAATGCCAGGGAGACAGCGCTCCTGTCCCATCCGAATTCAGCCATGAGGGGCTTGAAGACGACCCCAATGGTGAACCTGGCCCCACTCGTCAGAAACAAAATCACGAAACATGCAGCCAGCACATACCAGCCGAAAAATAACGGACTTCGAGTGTTCGAAGCGAGAGGGCTTACCGCCCCTTTCTTATGAAAGACCATAAGGTTTCACCGACACTGGACCTAGGAATAAAGATGGCATCGAACCATGTGGGTCCGTCCGCCCCCCCCAATCCATCGGATCTCCGGAGGGACCTCTCTGCAGTGGTCTTTCGCGAGGCGACAGCGGGTATGAAACCGGCAACCCAGGGGAGGATCTTCCGGGCTCGGAATGTCGCCGTTCAGGACGATCCTCTGGTTGCCCCGGTACGCCGGGTCAGGCCTCGGGATTGCGGAAAGCAGGGCCTCGGTATAGGGATGCTTGGGGGAAGAGAAGAGGATTTCGCAATCGGTCATTTCCACGACCTGGCCGAGATACATGACGGCGATCCGGTTGCACAGGTGCTCCACGACCGCCAGATCATGGGAGATGAATATCATGGACAAGCCCAACTGCTTCCTGAGATCTACAAGGAGATTCAATACCTGGGACTGGATGGAGACATCCAGTGCAGAGACGGGTTCGTCTGCGATAACGAGCTTGGGTTCAAGGGCAATGGCCCTCGCGAT
Protein-coding sequences here:
- a CDS encoding ATP-binding cassette domain-containing protein; the protein is MSSELLRAQNLTKYFPARGGKGTVHAVEDVDLTLERGETLGVVGESGCGKSTLARLLLRLIEPTSGSVFLEGKNLCELRPGELRHMRREMQLVFQDAYASLDSRQKVGNIIAEPLIVHKVGNRKERRERVARLLKMVGLEPEAASRYPHEFSGGQRQRIGIARAIALEPKLVIADEPVSALDVSIQSQVLNLLVDLRKQLGLSMIFISHDLAVVEHLCNRIAVMYLGQVVEMTDCEILFSSPKHPYTEALLSAIPRPDPAYRGNQRIVLNGDIPSPEDPPLGCRFHTRCRLAKDHCREVPPEIRWIGGGGRTHMVRCHLYS